In Heyndrickxia vini, the sequence CTTAAATTAAACATCAATGAACTGAGGAAACAGGTAGAGAACATCAATACATATGAGCCTCAGTTGAAAAGATTGATTAAACTTGAGCCTGCTATTTTGAAATTAACTGATCAAAAGAAAAGAGCATCATCCAGCACTCAAACGAAGGACCATAATAAATTAAATGAGCAAACATTAAAACGACTGGAGATAGATATTTATTCAAAAGTTGCCAAGTTTATCTCCAATAAATTAAGTCCCCTTCAACAAAATTTAATCGATATGGAAACTCGATTAGGATTGATGGAAAAGGAAAACATTCTCCTGAAAGAAATAATAAAAAAACAATATGAACAAATGAATGAATTCGAAAATAGAATTGTCCGAATAGAAGAAAGCACAAAACCGATTGGGCCTGAACCGACTCAAACAACATCCGATCAACCAAACCCCGATCAACAGCCAATCATTATCCAAAAAGTAAACATTGAAAAGATCCTTTTGGACAAATATGAACAAACCAACAATTTTGGACAACTAGGAATTAAAGAAATTAGTGGACAATTGAACATCGGCGCTACCTATGGAAAAGGCATCATCCCTGCAGAACTGGTCGAAAATCTTAAAGAAGATTTAGATGGAATTAAGAAATCACAGGCATCCCCGCCAACTGAAGAAGAATCAAGCAGCGAAAACATCGATGAAACGCAAACCCAAACCCAAGAAAAACAACCCAACACCAACAAACATAAACCAACACACCACCAATACGACCAAAATCAAAACTTCGATGACATCCCCATCGAATAAAGTGTCAGGCACCATTTATACATAATTCGTAATTTTTATACCCTTTTTTGCATAAATGGTGCCTGACACTTTTGGGAAGATGGTTGTTTAAGGGGGGTGACAGGTGCCTTTGGTTTTCTATATAATATAGGTCAGATGTTTGTTGTAGTGGGAAAGGGGAAGATGTGTTATGGCTCGTCAACGTATTATTGATGAACGATTGCTAATGAAGGCGACGGAGGAACTTTTATTAGAAAAAGGGTATGATGGATTTCATTTTAAACTTCTTTCTGAGCGTTTAGGTGTCGGAAGAAGCACAATATATGAGTATTATGCTAATAAAGATGAATTAATTGCCTCATATATGGAAGATTTAATGACAATCATTATTGATAAATGCTCCAAGTTAGATATCGTTCACTCTCCTATCCAACAATTAAAAGGATTGCTTGAAATTTTCATCACTTATTCTCAAATTCATCAATTCATCCAATATATTCCTCAGCTTAGACGAATTGAAACGAATGAAATGAAAGTGCACATGGAAAAATTGGATCAAGACCATCGAAAACTTTTTTCACTTATTGTGGATATTATTAAAAATGCCCAAAAGGAAAAATATGTAAGAGCCGATTTACCTCCAGAATTAATTACAAGTATTTTCTTCAACTCTATTCAGATACCTAAATCACTTGAAACAGACCAAAAGGATTGGACTGAAAAGCTTTTTTCAATTATTTATGAAGGGATAGAAAAACGTTGAATTTTATTTGACACGTGTGTCGGAATGTGAAATAATAATTTCGCAATTGCAATTAATATTTTACAACAATCCGACACGTGTGTCATTTTATTTAGCTAAACATATTTTTTTGAACATTTCCGACACATGTGTCAAAAAAAGGAGAAGAAATTTTAATGAGTAAATTTTTGCAGTCCATCACTACCTTTTCCAGTGACAAAAAAGGTTCGAAAATTATCGTCCTATTGTGGATTGTCCTTGCTTTTCTTTTAGCAAGTGTGGCTCCAGGTGCAAAGGAATATTCCACCAATAAAAATGGCTCTGATTTACCGAATGATGCGAAATCAGTTATTGCAGATAAAAAACTTAAACAATATTTCAAAAATGATAGCGGCCTTCCAGCGTTATTAGTATTCAAACAAAAGAATGGGATCACTAATAAAAGTAAAAAAGAAATTGGCCATCTTATCGATTCCATATCAATTTCGAAAAACTATCCAAATGTAAAAGATGTTATTCCATACAGCACACTCCCATCAGCTGTTCAGGATTCTCTTCTTTCAAAGGATAAAGACACATTAGTCGCTCCCGTTATGTTAAAAGATAATATTGAAATGCATACAATAAACGATACAATAAGGCAATTTAAAAAAGAAGGAAAAAAAGAGTTATCTAAACAGCTTAAGCTGTATGTAACAGGTCCGGCGGGAATTGCATCTGACACACTGGAACTCTTCTCAAATGCGGATTTTGTTTTATTGTTTTCAACCGTAGGTATTATTTTAATTCTCTTAATTTTTATCTATCGCTCCCCTCTTCTTGCCCTTATCCCGCTTATTATTTCAGGGATAGTTTACGAAGTGGTTGATAAAGTGATAGGGCTAGCAGGAAAACAAGGAATGAGAATCGAATCTCAATCATTATCGATAATGATGATTCTTCTTTTTGCAGCAATTACCGATTATTCATTGTTTGTTTTTTCACGCTATCGTGAGGAGCTTAAAGTAAATTTAGATAAATATTCAAGTATGAAGAAAGCTATGAAAAGCGTTGGAGAACCAATTTTCTTTAGTGCAGGAACAGTCCTTGCTGCAATGCTTATTTTATTTACAGCTGTTTATAAACCATATCAAAACTTTGCGCCTGTATTCTCCATTGCAATGGCGATTATATTAATTGCTGGTATTACATTAGTTCCTGCTTTTTTCACTCTATTTGGAAGAAAAGCGTTTTGGCCTTCTATCCCTAAATATGGGGAAAAGAAAAATAATCAAAAAGGAATATGGTCAAAAGTAGCCAATTTCGTTACGAAGAAGCCACTAGTTTCGGGGGGAATTGTCCTCATACTATTAGTTGTCTCCGCACTTAATATGACAACTATCAAGTATTCTTTTAATCTCATTAAATCTTTCCCGGAGGATCTTGAATCAAGGGTTGGTTTTGAAATACTAGAGGATTCTTTTACAAAAGGGGATTTAGCCCCAACAGACATCCTTCTCACTATTGATAAAAAAGGGGATATAACGCAAGAAAAGGTAAATACTTTACTAAGTGAACTCGGAAAACAAAAGGAAGTAGATAAAGTCACCATTGGATCTGAAATGGATCAAAGAAAAAGTTCACCGGAAGATTATTTCTTAGAAAAAAATGCAATAAAATTAAAACTAACATTTAAAAATAATCCATATGAAATAGATTCATTAGATGCGTTAGACCATTTAAGAGATACGGAAAAAAACCTATTAAATAAAAGTAACCTATCTGCAAAGAGTTCCCATCTTTATTTTGCGGGTGAAACAGCGAAGCAGGCCGATGTTCGTAATCTAAATGATCGTGATACATCCTTAACAGTAGTATTAATTACGGCTTTAATACTCATATTGTTAATCGTACAAACACGTTCGGTCGTCGCACCCATTTATATGATTGCTACAATATTAATCTCGTATACTTCAGCAATGGGAATTAGTCAATTTATTTTTGACCATTTCCTTGACATGCATGCAATGAGCTATCGAATTCCTCTATACGCCTTCGTCTTTCTAGTAGCACTAGGGGTAGATTATAACATCATGCTAATGTCACGTATTAAAGAAGAGCTGAAAACTTACGATTTAAAAACAGCCGTCCAACGTGGGGTTACACTCACTGGAGGAGTAATTTCATCTGCCGGATTAATTCTAGCTGCTACTTTCGGCGTATTAATGACTCAACCAATTCTTGAGCTATTTATGTTTGGCTTTGTTGTCGCTATCGGCGTTTTAATTGATACGTTTATCGTCCGTGGCATACTTGTTCCAGCAATTGTTCTACTAATTGGGAAGTGGAACTTCTGGCCAAGAAAATTGAATACCAAAAAAATTGAAAAAGGATGATTTACTATGGATCGCACAAAATTATTGCTTAGAATGTCAGCGTTATATGGTGTTATTGGCGCAGTCCTTGGTTCACATATGGCGGCATCAAATGCCTATGCATTTCGCCCAGTGCATGCTCATATCTTGGTTGTCGGTTGGTTATCCTTATTTGCCTTTGCGATTTATTATCGTGTTTTCAGCATTCCAAAAAAGTCAGTTCTAGCTACCATTCATATTTGGACAGCAATTGTTGGATCTTTTGGCTTAACCGTCGGAATGTGGCTCTACAATATGAAGCCAATTAAAGGAATAGAAACATTTAATCTGCTATTCTTTATTATTGGAGGATCTCTCTTAATTATTTGTTTCATTGTTTTTTTATTAATGACTTTCATACAAGGACGACATCTCGGAGAAGAAAAATAAAAATGAGAGGAATTGCAGGCATCCTAAGTGCCTGATTCCTCTCATTTTTTGCCCTTTTACCAATGTTTTTGAAAAACTCGGATTTCACTTCCCAAAAGGAATTTATTAAAATTAAATTTATTTTAGCTTTCACTCCAACAATTTTGCAAAGTCCGAAATAGTCGTTGAATTTTTTACATAAATTCGCGGTAAAAGATAATTCTCATCGGCTAGCCCTTTTTCAATGAACGCTCCTGGTGTGGTTGTAAGTCCAAAGGAATAGTATTTTTTCGTATCCTCGACAACGCGTTTATTATAATTTCCATATGGATATGCCAGTGCAATCACCGGTTTCCTTGTAATTTGTTCAATTTTTTCCTTGGAATCTTTTAATTCATAGTCGATATTTTTAGCTTTCGTTAAATCTGGATGGGTTGCTGTATGCGATTGAACTGAGAACATGCCCGAGTTACTCATCATTACTAAATCCTTTTTTGATAACCGGTTCGAGCGGCCGATAAAATCTGAAATAACAAAAAGTGTCCCTGAAGGTTTAAACTGATTACTTTTTACTTTTTGAAAAATCTTGTACGCATTTAAATTATTTTTATATCCGTCATCAAATGTAATAAATACGGGCTTTTTAACATAGTTTATATCTTTCCATCTTTCAAAGGTTAATAATGTATAACCATTATTCTTTAAGTAGATCATTTGCCTTTCAAGGTTTTCAGGTGTTACATACAATTCCTTTGAACCAGTGCCTGCATATTCATCAATTGAATGATAAATCAAAATTGGTACTTTCTGTTTGCCTAGCACCCCTATTGGAAACCCAAAAACACAAAGGATGATGGCTAATAGCATCACCTTTCGCATAAACTTGCACCCCTTTTTTAAAAAAATATCGTTTATAGTATCCCTAACATCATTCTTTTTATGAGAAAGATATACCTTAATTTCCGTAAATTTACCTCTTAGTCTTTCTTCAGCAATATTTCCATTACATAGTAAATAGATTATACTTATGACAATACGAATTTAGGAGGTACACGATGGAAAACGATCGTTCTGAACAAATGGAAACACAAAAAAAGAAAATTAGCTTACAGGAAGCGATGAAACAACAGCTACAAAATAAAAAGGGTCATACAAATTCCGGAAATTCAAATAAAAATACCCTTCCCACAACAAAAAAAATGAAAAGCCAGCAAACGAAAAAAACAAATAACCAAAGAAGAAGAACGGGAGTATAATGAACGGACAAAATCGAAAAGACATTAT encodes:
- a CDS encoding TetR/AcrR family transcriptional regulator, with translation MARQRIIDERLLMKATEELLLEKGYDGFHFKLLSERLGVGRSTIYEYYANKDELIASYMEDLMTIIIDKCSKLDIVHSPIQQLKGLLEIFITYSQIHQFIQYIPQLRRIETNEMKVHMEKLDQDHRKLFSLIVDIIKNAQKEKYVRADLPPELITSIFFNSIQIPKSLETDQKDWTEKLFSIIYEGIEKR
- a CDS encoding MMPL family transporter; this translates as MSKFLQSITTFSSDKKGSKIIVLLWIVLAFLLASVAPGAKEYSTNKNGSDLPNDAKSVIADKKLKQYFKNDSGLPALLVFKQKNGITNKSKKEIGHLIDSISISKNYPNVKDVIPYSTLPSAVQDSLLSKDKDTLVAPVMLKDNIEMHTINDTIRQFKKEGKKELSKQLKLYVTGPAGIASDTLELFSNADFVLLFSTVGIILILLIFIYRSPLLALIPLIISGIVYEVVDKVIGLAGKQGMRIESQSLSIMMILLFAAITDYSLFVFSRYREELKVNLDKYSSMKKAMKSVGEPIFFSAGTVLAAMLILFTAVYKPYQNFAPVFSIAMAIILIAGITLVPAFFTLFGRKAFWPSIPKYGEKKNNQKGIWSKVANFVTKKPLVSGGIVLILLVVSALNMTTIKYSFNLIKSFPEDLESRVGFEILEDSFTKGDLAPTDILLTIDKKGDITQEKVNTLLSELGKQKEVDKVTIGSEMDQRKSSPEDYFLEKNAIKLKLTFKNNPYEIDSLDALDHLRDTEKNLLNKSNLSAKSSHLYFAGETAKQADVRNLNDRDTSLTVVLITALILILLIVQTRSVVAPIYMIATILISYTSAMGISQFIFDHFLDMHAMSYRIPLYAFVFLVALGVDYNIMLMSRIKEELKTYDLKTAVQRGVTLTGGVISSAGLILAATFGVLMTQPILELFMFGFVVAIGVLIDTFIVRGILVPAIVLLIGKWNFWPRKLNTKKIEKG
- a CDS encoding polysaccharide deacetylase family protein; the encoded protein is MRKVMLLAIILCVFGFPIGVLGKQKVPILIYHSIDEYAGTGSKELYVTPENLERQMIYLKNNGYTLLTFERWKDINYVKKPVFITFDDGYKNNLNAYKIFQKVKSNQFKPSGTLFVISDFIGRSNRLSKKDLVMMSNSGMFSVQSHTATHPDLTKAKNIDYELKDSKEKIEQITRKPVIALAYPYGNYNKRVVEDTKKYYSFGLTTTPGAFIEKGLADENYLLPRIYVKNSTTISDFAKLLE